One genomic region from Cinclus cinclus chromosome 22, bCinCin1.1, whole genome shotgun sequence encodes:
- the GGNBP2 gene encoding gametogenetin-binding protein 2 — translation MARLVAVCRDGEEEFPFEKRQIPLYIDDTLTMVMEFPDNVLNLDGHQNNSTQLKQFIQRHSMLKQQDLNIAMMVTSREVLSALSQLVPCVGCRRSVERLFSQLVESGNPALEPLTVGPKGVLSVTRSCMTDAKKLYTLFYVHGSKLNDMIDAIPKSKKNKRCQLHSLDTHKPKPLGGCWMDVWELMSQECRDEVVLIDSSCLLETLETYLRKHRFCTDCKNKVLRAYNILIGELDCSKEKGYCAALYEGLRCCPHERHIHVCCETDFIAHLLGRAEPEFAGGRRERHAKTIDIAQEEVLTCLGIHLYERLHRIWQKLRAEEQTWQMLFYLGVDALRKSFEMAVEKVQGISRLEQLCEEFSEEERVRELKQEKKRQKRKNRRKNKCVCEIPAPLQAAEEKEINQAKENSSFTESSCKACGSTEEANNCVEVIVTNESTSCTCPSSGTLLGSPKIKKGLSPHCTGSDCGYSSSMEGSETGSREGSDVACTEGICNHDENGDDACVHRCDDKEEDGDSCVECWANAEESNTKGKNKKKKKKSKALKCENDHIQKLGSCLADAGSRETSGNLTHTEFHRDKTKDSHAESCCSADKSGQQLPWFEHMKNVSQFAEPTEMSLVPDTGKGAKSLVELLDESECTSDEELFISQDEIQSFMANNKSFYSNREQYRQHLKEKFNKYCRLNDHKGPVCNSWLATAGAN, via the exons atgGCGCGGCTGGTGGCGGTGTGCCGGGACGGCGAGGAGGAGTTCCCGTTCGAGAAGAGGCAAATCCCCCTGTACATCGATGACACCCTCACG ATGGTGATGGAATTTCCTGATAATGTGCTGAACCTCGATGGACATCAGAATAACAGTACACAATTGAAACAGTTCATCCAG AGACACAGCATGCTGAAGCAGCAGGACCTGAACATTGCCATGATGGTGACGTCGCGGGAGGTGCTGAGCGCGCTGTCGCAGCTGGTGCCGTGCGTGGGCTGCCGGCGCAGCGTGGAGCgcctcttctcccagctggTGGAGTCGGGGAACCCTGCCCTGGAGCCCCTCACCGTGGGGCCCAAGGGGGTGCTCTCAGTCACCCGCAGCTGCATGACTGATGCCAAGAAGCTTTACACACTCTTCTACGTGCACGG GTCCAAACTGAATGACATGATTGATGCAATTCCCAAAAGTAAGAAGAACAAGAGGTGTCAACTACACTCCCTGGACACACACAAACCAAAACCTTTGGG GGGTTGCTGGATGGATGTGTGGGAGCTCATGTCCCAGGAGTGCAGGGATGAAGTGGTCCTGATTGACTCGAGCTGTCTCCTAGAAACGTTAGAAACCTACCTAAGGAAACACAG GTTTTGCACCGACTGCAAGAACAAAGTGCTGCGTGCCTACAACATCCTGATTGGGGAGCTGGACTGCAGCAAGGAGAAGGGATACTGTGCTGCCCTGTACGAGGGGCTGCGCTGCTGCCCCCACGAGCGCCACATCCACGTGTGCTGCGAGACCGACTTCATCGCGCACCTCTTGGGCCGGGCCGAGCCCGAGTTCGCAGGAGG ACGCAGAGAGAGGCACGCCAAGACAATAGACATAGCCCAGGAGGAGGTTCTCACCTGCCTGGGCATCCACCTGTACGAGAGGTTGCACCGGATCTGGCAGAAGCTGCGGGCTGAGGAGCAGACGTGGCAGATGCTCTTCTACCTGGGGGTTGATGCTTTACGCAAGAGCTTTGAG ATGGCTGTGGAAAAAGTGCAGGGCATTAGTCGattggagcagctctgtgaagagttttcagaagaagagagagtgagagagctTAAGCAAGAGAAGAAACGCCAAAAGCGGAAGAACAGAcggaaaaataaatgtgtatgtgagatccctgctcctctgcaggcagcagaagagaaggaaatcaATCAGGCAAAG gaaaactCCAGCTTCACAGAAAGCAGCTGCAAAGCCTGTGGTAGCACCGAAGAAGCCAACAACTGTGTAGAAGTAATTGTTACTAATGAAAGCACTTCTTGCACTTGTCCTAGTAGTGGTACCCTATTAGGCTCACCTAAAATCAAGAAAG GTTTATCTCCACACTGTACTGGCAGCGACTGTGGCTATTCCTCGAGCATGGAGGGCAGCGAAACGGGGTCCCGGGAGGGCTCGGACGTGGCCTGCACTGAGGGCATCTGCAACCATGATGAAAATG GGGACGATGCCTGCGTCCATCGCTGCGACGACAAGGAGGAGGATGGAGATAGCTGTGTGGAGTGCTGGGCTAACGCAGAGGAGAGTAacacaaaaggcaaaaataaaaagaagaaaaagaaaagtaaagctTTGAAGTGTGAGAATGACCAC atTCAGAAACTTGGGAGCTGTCTGGCAGATGCAGGTAGCAGAGAGACCTCAGGAAATCTCACGCACACAGAGTTTCACCGCGACAAGACCAAAGACTCACACGCTGAGAGCTGCTGTAGCGCAGACAAAAGTGGCCAGCAGTTGCCTTGGTTTGAGCATATGAAAAATGTGTCACAGTTTGCAGAACCTACAGAAATGTCACTTGTCCCTGATACTGGAAAAGGTGCCAAAAGCTTAGTGGAACTCCTT GATGAGTCAGAGTGTACTTCTGATGAGGAACTGTTCATCTCCCAGGATGAAATCCAATCCTTCATGGCAAACAACAAGTCTTTCTACAGCAACCGGGAGCAGTACCGGCAGCACCTGAAGGAGAAGTTCAACAAGTACTGTCGCCTCAACGATCACAAGGGGCCTGTCTGCAACAGCTGGCTGGCAACAGCTGGAGCCAACTGA